One window of the Dendropsophus ebraccatus isolate aDenEbr1 chromosome 12, aDenEbr1.pat, whole genome shotgun sequence genome contains the following:
- the LOC138769470 gene encoding protein BTG3-like, giving the protein MAGFPYLPVEMREELVAGVNYIKTLANRFQKLDPSVVDLFGYKLAEILCKKYTGHWYPEKPMKGNAYRCIMVDRENRDESILQACALSGLKYNDLSLPKTMSLWIDPYEVSCRLSDENHPYTVASFDPRTVRVPEPSGPSVERQQPSSNRSTPTPDEDSSIWSLSVPSSPSLNGDESDSGIDANSEGTTTPLVVGSPMEEQIWGNTAVNKISTAVFRTPSPLWIPPWRAPQFYQSLISNPHQDIWM; this is encoded by the exons ATGGCCGGATTCCCCTATTTGccagtggagatgagggaggaacTGGTGGCGGGAGTGAATTATATCAAGACGCTCGCCAACAGATTCCAGAAACTGGATCCGTCCGTGGTTGATTTGTTTGGCTACAAACTGGCTGAGATACTCTGCAAAAAATATACCGGTCACTGGTACCCCGAAAAGCCAATGAAAGGCAATGCCTACAG GTGTATTATGGTGGACAGAGAAAACAGGGATGAGAGTATTTTGCAGGCCTGTGCCCTCAGTGGCCTGAAATACAATGACCTGTCCCTACCCAAAACAATGAGCCTGTGGATCGACCCTTATGAGGTGTCCTGCCG GTTGAGTGATGAGAATCATCCGTACACAGTGGCCAGCTTTGACCCAAGAACCGTACGTGTTCCAGAGCCTTCAGGACCATCTGTAGAACGGCAACAACCCTCCTCCAACCGGTCCACACCTACACCGGATGAAGACTCCTCCATATGGAGCTTATCTGTCCCGTCATCTCCAAGCCTCAATGGTGATGAGAGTGACAGCGGGATAGATGCCAACAGTGAGGGAACTACTACCCCTCTCGTGGTAGGTAGCCCAATGGAGGAGCAAATCTGGGGTAACACAGCAGTAAATAAG ATATCTACAGCTGTGTTCAGAACCCCATCCCCTCTCTGGATCCCACCATGGAGAGCCCCCCAGTTCTACCAGAGTTTAATTTCTAACCCGCACCAGGATATTTGGATGTAG